The Prionailurus bengalensis isolate Pbe53 chromosome A3, Fcat_Pben_1.1_paternal_pri, whole genome shotgun sequence genome includes a window with the following:
- the SDCBP2 gene encoding syntenin-2 isoform X1, whose protein sequence is MSTLYPSLEDLKMDQAIQAQARAAPRMPALPVSQPSVLYPSLAELENYMGLSLSSQEVQQNLLQIPEGASMVGSGPLLGQLVAPVSGNSQGARRAEIKPGMREIHLCKDERGKTGLRLRAIDQGLFVQLVKANSPASLVGLRFGDQILQIDGCDCAGWSTDRAHRVLKRASAEKIVMVVRDRPFQRTVTMHKDSTGHVGFVIKKGKVVSVVRGSSAARNGLLTNHSVCEVNGQNVIGLKDKEVTEILATAGSVVTLTIIPTVIYEHMVKKLSPTLLHHTMDHSIPDA, encoded by the exons ATGTCCACGCTGTACCCATCTCTGGAGGACCTAAAGATGGACCAAGCCATTCAG gcccaggccagAGCTGCGCCCAGGATGCCTGCCCTGCCAGTCTCCCAGCCTTCAG TTTTGTACCCAAGCCTGGCGGAATTGGAAAATTATATGGGTCTTTCCCTCTCCAGCCAAGAAGTCcagcagaacctgcttcagattccagaAGGTGCTAGT ATGGTGGGCTCTGGCCCCTTGCTGGGCCAGCTGGTGGCACCGGTGTCTGGGAACAGCCAAGGTGCGCGGCGTGCAGAGATCAAGCCTGGAATGCGTGAGATCCACCTGTGCAAGGACGAGCGTGGCAAGACGGGCCTGCGGCTCAGGGCCATCGACCAG GGGCTCTTTGTGCAGCTGGTGAAGGCCAACAGCCCTGCGTCTCTCGTGGGGCTGCGCTTTGGAGATCAGATCCTGCAGATTGACGGGTGTGACTGTGCCGGCTGGAGCACAGACAGAGCCCACCGGGTGTTGAAGAGGGCATCGGCCGAGAAGATCGTCATGGTCGTTCGGGACAG GCCGTTCCAGCGGACCGTCACCATGCACAAGGACAGCACGGGCCACGTTGGCTTCGTCATCAAGAAGGGAAAGGTCGTCTCTGTGGTCAGAGGGAGCTCCGCAGCCCGCAACGGGCTCCTCACCAACCACTCCGTGTGCGAGGTGAACGGGCAGAACGTCATCGGGCTGAAG GACAAAGAGGTCACAGAGATTCTGGCCACGGCCGGGAGCGTTGTCACCTTGACCATCATCCCCACCGTGATCTACGAGCACATGGTCAAAAA GCTGTCCCCGACCCTGCTCCACCACACCATGGACCACTCGATCCCAGATGCCTGA
- the SNPH gene encoding syntaphilin isoform X1 produces the protein MPGSGPNERMTWPGPALPAAPPTRPLSSAPGTPPIPPLTRTRSLMAMSLPGSRRASAGSRSGGPLGRSGLAVFAQCPQLPASQNEHLPLLPASRRTSPPVSVRDAYGTSSLSSSSSNSGSCKGSDSSPTPRRSMKYTLCSDNHGVKPPTPEQYLTPLQQKEVCIRHLKARLKDTQDRLQDRDTEIDDLKTQLSRMQEDWIEEECHRVEAQLALKEARKEIKQLKQVIDTVKNNLIDKDKGLQKYFVDINIQNKKLETLLHSMEVAQDGTAKEDGAGESAGGSPARSLTRSSTYTKLSDPAVCGDRPPGEQPGASGEDGADSGFAVTDDTLSRTDALEASSLLSSGVDCGPEEGSLHGGFSLGPRFPASNTYEKLLCGTEAGVQASCVQERAIQTDFVQYQPDLDTILEKVTRAQVCGAVPESGHGCPEPEPRPPGPKDPDSAVVVTVGDELEAPEPVTRGPSPHRPGADPSPSVSVACPVEDEEEVAAAEKEPKSYWSRHYIVDLLAVVVPAVPTVAWLCRSQRRQGQPIYNISSLLRGCCTVALHSIRRISCRSLSQQGPGGPGGGSQL, from the exons ATGCCAGGCAGCGGCCCCAACGAGAGGATGACATGGCCTGGTCCGGCCCTCCCCGCGGCCCCCCCAACGCGCCCTCTCTCCTCAGCCCCGGGGACACCGCCCATCCCGCCCCTCACCCGGACCCGCAGCCTCATGGCCATGTCCCTGCCGGGCAGTAGACGGGCCTCTGCTGGATCCCGCAG CGGGGGCCCTTTGGGCCGCAGCGGCCTGGCGGTGTTCGCCCAGTGTCCGCAGCTGCCCGCCAGCCAGAACGAGCAcctgcctcttctccctgcctccaggcgCACCTCTCCGCCAGTGAGCGTGCGGGACGCCTACGGCACCTCCTctctcagcagcagcagcagcaactcGGGCTCCTGCAAGGGCAGCGACAGCAGCCCCACGCCCAG GCGCTCCATGAAGTACACGCTGTGCAGCGACAACCACGGCgtcaagccccccaccccagagcagtACCTGACCCCACTGCAGCAGAAGGAGGTATGCATCCGGCACCTGAAGGCGCGACTGAAGGACACACAGGACCGGCTCCAGGACCG GGACACGGAGATTGATGACCTGAAGACACAGCTGTCGCGCATGCAGGAGGACTGGATCGAGGAGGAGTGCCACCGCGTGGAGGCCCAGCTGGCCTTGAAGGAGGCCCGCAAGGAGATCAAGCAGCTCAAGCAGGTCATTGACACGGTCAAAAACAACCTCATTGACAAGGACAAGGGGCTGCAGAAGTACTTCGTGGACATCAACATCCAGAACAAGAAGCTGGAGACGCTGCTGCACAGCATGGAGGTGGCCCAGGACGGCACGGCCAAGGAGGATGGCGCCGGGGAGTCGGCCGGCGGGTCCCCCGCCCGCTCCCTCACCCGCAGCTCCACCTACACCAAGCTGAGTGACCCGGCCGTGTGCGGGGACCGGCCCCCCGGCGAGCAGCCCGGGGCTTCGGGCGAGGACGGGGCTGACAGCGGCTTCGCGGTGACCGACGACACGCTGAGCCGGACGGACGCGCTGGAGGCCAGCAGCCTGCTGTCGTCGGGCGTGGACTGCGGCCCCGAGGAGGGCTCGCTGCACGGCGGCTTCAGCCTGGGCCCCCGCTTCCCTGCCAGCAACACCTACGAGAAGCTGCTGTGTGGCACGGAGGCCGGCGTGCAGGCCAGCTGCGTGCAGGAGCGTGCCATCCAGACAGACTTCGTGCAGTACCAGCCGGACCTGGACACCATCCTGGAGAAAGTGACCAGGGCCCAGGTCTGCGGGGCGGTCCCCGAATCGGGGCACGGGTGCCCGGAGCCGGagccccgccccccggggcccAAAGACCCCGACTCGGCCGTGGTGGTGACGGTGGGTGACGAGCTCGAGGCCCCCGAGCCCGTCACCCGAGGGCCGAGCCCGCACCGGCCCGGTGCCGACCCCAGCCCGTCGGTGAGCGTGGCGTGCCCCGTGGAAGACGAGGAGGAGGTGGCCGCGGCCGAGAAGGAGCCCAAGAGCTACTGGAGCCGCCACTACATCGTGGATCTGCTGGCCGTGGTGGTGCCGGCCGTGCCCACGGTGGCCTGGCTGTGCCGCTCGCAGCGACGCCAGGGCCAGCCCATTTACAACATCAGCTCCCTGCTGCGGGGCTGCTGCACGGTGGCCTTGCACTCCATCCGCAGGATCAGCTGCCGCTCGCTGAGCCAGCAGGGCCCGGGCGGGCCGGGTGGCGGCTCCCAGCTGTGA
- the SNPH gene encoding syntaphilin isoform X3 yields the protein MAMSLPGSRRASAGSRSGGPLGRSGLAVFAQCPQLPASQNEHLPLLPASRRTSPPVSVRDAYGTSSLSSSSSNSGSCKGSDSSPTPRRSMKYTLCSDNHGVKPPTPEQYLTPLQQKEVCIRHLKARLKDTQDRLQDRDTEIDDLKTQLSRMQEDWIEEECHRVEAQLALKEARKEIKQLKQVIDTVKNNLIDKDKGLQKYFVDINIQNKKLETLLHSMEVAQDGTAKEDGAGESAGGSPARSLTRSSTYTKLSDPAVCGDRPPGEQPGASGEDGADSGFAVTDDTLSRTDALEASSLLSSGVDCGPEEGSLHGGFSLGPRFPASNTYEKLLCGTEAGVQASCVQERAIQTDFVQYQPDLDTILEKVTRAQVCGAVPESGHGCPEPEPRPPGPKDPDSAVVVTVGDELEAPEPVTRGPSPHRPGADPSPSVSVACPVEDEEEVAAAEKEPKSYWSRHYIVDLLAVVVPAVPTVAWLCRSQRRQGQPIYNISSLLRGCCTVALHSIRRISCRSLSQQGPGGPGGGSQL from the exons ATGGCCATGTCCCTGCCGGGCAGTAGACGGGCCTCTGCTGGATCCCGCAG CGGGGGCCCTTTGGGCCGCAGCGGCCTGGCGGTGTTCGCCCAGTGTCCGCAGCTGCCCGCCAGCCAGAACGAGCAcctgcctcttctccctgcctccaggcgCACCTCTCCGCCAGTGAGCGTGCGGGACGCCTACGGCACCTCCTctctcagcagcagcagcagcaactcGGGCTCCTGCAAGGGCAGCGACAGCAGCCCCACGCCCAG GCGCTCCATGAAGTACACGCTGTGCAGCGACAACCACGGCgtcaagccccccaccccagagcagtACCTGACCCCACTGCAGCAGAAGGAGGTATGCATCCGGCACCTGAAGGCGCGACTGAAGGACACACAGGACCGGCTCCAGGACCG GGACACGGAGATTGATGACCTGAAGACACAGCTGTCGCGCATGCAGGAGGACTGGATCGAGGAGGAGTGCCACCGCGTGGAGGCCCAGCTGGCCTTGAAGGAGGCCCGCAAGGAGATCAAGCAGCTCAAGCAGGTCATTGACACGGTCAAAAACAACCTCATTGACAAGGACAAGGGGCTGCAGAAGTACTTCGTGGACATCAACATCCAGAACAAGAAGCTGGAGACGCTGCTGCACAGCATGGAGGTGGCCCAGGACGGCACGGCCAAGGAGGATGGCGCCGGGGAGTCGGCCGGCGGGTCCCCCGCCCGCTCCCTCACCCGCAGCTCCACCTACACCAAGCTGAGTGACCCGGCCGTGTGCGGGGACCGGCCCCCCGGCGAGCAGCCCGGGGCTTCGGGCGAGGACGGGGCTGACAGCGGCTTCGCGGTGACCGACGACACGCTGAGCCGGACGGACGCGCTGGAGGCCAGCAGCCTGCTGTCGTCGGGCGTGGACTGCGGCCCCGAGGAGGGCTCGCTGCACGGCGGCTTCAGCCTGGGCCCCCGCTTCCCTGCCAGCAACACCTACGAGAAGCTGCTGTGTGGCACGGAGGCCGGCGTGCAGGCCAGCTGCGTGCAGGAGCGTGCCATCCAGACAGACTTCGTGCAGTACCAGCCGGACCTGGACACCATCCTGGAGAAAGTGACCAGGGCCCAGGTCTGCGGGGCGGTCCCCGAATCGGGGCACGGGTGCCCGGAGCCGGagccccgccccccggggcccAAAGACCCCGACTCGGCCGTGGTGGTGACGGTGGGTGACGAGCTCGAGGCCCCCGAGCCCGTCACCCGAGGGCCGAGCCCGCACCGGCCCGGTGCCGACCCCAGCCCGTCGGTGAGCGTGGCGTGCCCCGTGGAAGACGAGGAGGAGGTGGCCGCGGCCGAGAAGGAGCCCAAGAGCTACTGGAGCCGCCACTACATCGTGGATCTGCTGGCCGTGGTGGTGCCGGCCGTGCCCACGGTGGCCTGGCTGTGCCGCTCGCAGCGACGCCAGGGCCAGCCCATTTACAACATCAGCTCCCTGCTGCGGGGCTGCTGCACGGTGGCCTTGCACTCCATCCGCAGGATCAGCTGCCGCTCGCTGAGCCAGCAGGGCCCGGGCGGGCCGGGTGGCGGCTCCCAGCTGTGA
- the SNPH gene encoding syntaphilin isoform X2, protein MPGSGPNERMTWPGPALPAAPPTRPLSSAPGTPPIPPLTRTRSLMAMSLPGSRRASAGSRRRTSPPVSVRDAYGTSSLSSSSSNSGSCKGSDSSPTPRRSMKYTLCSDNHGVKPPTPEQYLTPLQQKEVCIRHLKARLKDTQDRLQDRDTEIDDLKTQLSRMQEDWIEEECHRVEAQLALKEARKEIKQLKQVIDTVKNNLIDKDKGLQKYFVDINIQNKKLETLLHSMEVAQDGTAKEDGAGESAGGSPARSLTRSSTYTKLSDPAVCGDRPPGEQPGASGEDGADSGFAVTDDTLSRTDALEASSLLSSGVDCGPEEGSLHGGFSLGPRFPASNTYEKLLCGTEAGVQASCVQERAIQTDFVQYQPDLDTILEKVTRAQVCGAVPESGHGCPEPEPRPPGPKDPDSAVVVTVGDELEAPEPVTRGPSPHRPGADPSPSVSVACPVEDEEEVAAAEKEPKSYWSRHYIVDLLAVVVPAVPTVAWLCRSQRRQGQPIYNISSLLRGCCTVALHSIRRISCRSLSQQGPGGPGGGSQL, encoded by the exons ATGCCAGGCAGCGGCCCCAACGAGAGGATGACATGGCCTGGTCCGGCCCTCCCCGCGGCCCCCCCAACGCGCCCTCTCTCCTCAGCCCCGGGGACACCGCCCATCCCGCCCCTCACCCGGACCCGCAGCCTCATGGCCATGTCCCTGCCGGGCAGTAGACGGGCCTCTGCTGGATCCCGCAG gcgCACCTCTCCGCCAGTGAGCGTGCGGGACGCCTACGGCACCTCCTctctcagcagcagcagcagcaactcGGGCTCCTGCAAGGGCAGCGACAGCAGCCCCACGCCCAG GCGCTCCATGAAGTACACGCTGTGCAGCGACAACCACGGCgtcaagccccccaccccagagcagtACCTGACCCCACTGCAGCAGAAGGAGGTATGCATCCGGCACCTGAAGGCGCGACTGAAGGACACACAGGACCGGCTCCAGGACCG GGACACGGAGATTGATGACCTGAAGACACAGCTGTCGCGCATGCAGGAGGACTGGATCGAGGAGGAGTGCCACCGCGTGGAGGCCCAGCTGGCCTTGAAGGAGGCCCGCAAGGAGATCAAGCAGCTCAAGCAGGTCATTGACACGGTCAAAAACAACCTCATTGACAAGGACAAGGGGCTGCAGAAGTACTTCGTGGACATCAACATCCAGAACAAGAAGCTGGAGACGCTGCTGCACAGCATGGAGGTGGCCCAGGACGGCACGGCCAAGGAGGATGGCGCCGGGGAGTCGGCCGGCGGGTCCCCCGCCCGCTCCCTCACCCGCAGCTCCACCTACACCAAGCTGAGTGACCCGGCCGTGTGCGGGGACCGGCCCCCCGGCGAGCAGCCCGGGGCTTCGGGCGAGGACGGGGCTGACAGCGGCTTCGCGGTGACCGACGACACGCTGAGCCGGACGGACGCGCTGGAGGCCAGCAGCCTGCTGTCGTCGGGCGTGGACTGCGGCCCCGAGGAGGGCTCGCTGCACGGCGGCTTCAGCCTGGGCCCCCGCTTCCCTGCCAGCAACACCTACGAGAAGCTGCTGTGTGGCACGGAGGCCGGCGTGCAGGCCAGCTGCGTGCAGGAGCGTGCCATCCAGACAGACTTCGTGCAGTACCAGCCGGACCTGGACACCATCCTGGAGAAAGTGACCAGGGCCCAGGTCTGCGGGGCGGTCCCCGAATCGGGGCACGGGTGCCCGGAGCCGGagccccgccccccggggcccAAAGACCCCGACTCGGCCGTGGTGGTGACGGTGGGTGACGAGCTCGAGGCCCCCGAGCCCGTCACCCGAGGGCCGAGCCCGCACCGGCCCGGTGCCGACCCCAGCCCGTCGGTGAGCGTGGCGTGCCCCGTGGAAGACGAGGAGGAGGTGGCCGCGGCCGAGAAGGAGCCCAAGAGCTACTGGAGCCGCCACTACATCGTGGATCTGCTGGCCGTGGTGGTGCCGGCCGTGCCCACGGTGGCCTGGCTGTGCCGCTCGCAGCGACGCCAGGGCCAGCCCATTTACAACATCAGCTCCCTGCTGCGGGGCTGCTGCACGGTGGCCTTGCACTCCATCCGCAGGATCAGCTGCCGCTCGCTGAGCCAGCAGGGCCCGGGCGGGCCGGGTGGCGGCTCCCAGCTGTGA
- the SNPH gene encoding syntaphilin isoform X4: MAMSLPGSRRASAGSRRRTSPPVSVRDAYGTSSLSSSSSNSGSCKGSDSSPTPRRSMKYTLCSDNHGVKPPTPEQYLTPLQQKEVCIRHLKARLKDTQDRLQDRDTEIDDLKTQLSRMQEDWIEEECHRVEAQLALKEARKEIKQLKQVIDTVKNNLIDKDKGLQKYFVDINIQNKKLETLLHSMEVAQDGTAKEDGAGESAGGSPARSLTRSSTYTKLSDPAVCGDRPPGEQPGASGEDGADSGFAVTDDTLSRTDALEASSLLSSGVDCGPEEGSLHGGFSLGPRFPASNTYEKLLCGTEAGVQASCVQERAIQTDFVQYQPDLDTILEKVTRAQVCGAVPESGHGCPEPEPRPPGPKDPDSAVVVTVGDELEAPEPVTRGPSPHRPGADPSPSVSVACPVEDEEEVAAAEKEPKSYWSRHYIVDLLAVVVPAVPTVAWLCRSQRRQGQPIYNISSLLRGCCTVALHSIRRISCRSLSQQGPGGPGGGSQL, from the exons ATGGCCATGTCCCTGCCGGGCAGTAGACGGGCCTCTGCTGGATCCCGCAG gcgCACCTCTCCGCCAGTGAGCGTGCGGGACGCCTACGGCACCTCCTctctcagcagcagcagcagcaactcGGGCTCCTGCAAGGGCAGCGACAGCAGCCCCACGCCCAG GCGCTCCATGAAGTACACGCTGTGCAGCGACAACCACGGCgtcaagccccccaccccagagcagtACCTGACCCCACTGCAGCAGAAGGAGGTATGCATCCGGCACCTGAAGGCGCGACTGAAGGACACACAGGACCGGCTCCAGGACCG GGACACGGAGATTGATGACCTGAAGACACAGCTGTCGCGCATGCAGGAGGACTGGATCGAGGAGGAGTGCCACCGCGTGGAGGCCCAGCTGGCCTTGAAGGAGGCCCGCAAGGAGATCAAGCAGCTCAAGCAGGTCATTGACACGGTCAAAAACAACCTCATTGACAAGGACAAGGGGCTGCAGAAGTACTTCGTGGACATCAACATCCAGAACAAGAAGCTGGAGACGCTGCTGCACAGCATGGAGGTGGCCCAGGACGGCACGGCCAAGGAGGATGGCGCCGGGGAGTCGGCCGGCGGGTCCCCCGCCCGCTCCCTCACCCGCAGCTCCACCTACACCAAGCTGAGTGACCCGGCCGTGTGCGGGGACCGGCCCCCCGGCGAGCAGCCCGGGGCTTCGGGCGAGGACGGGGCTGACAGCGGCTTCGCGGTGACCGACGACACGCTGAGCCGGACGGACGCGCTGGAGGCCAGCAGCCTGCTGTCGTCGGGCGTGGACTGCGGCCCCGAGGAGGGCTCGCTGCACGGCGGCTTCAGCCTGGGCCCCCGCTTCCCTGCCAGCAACACCTACGAGAAGCTGCTGTGTGGCACGGAGGCCGGCGTGCAGGCCAGCTGCGTGCAGGAGCGTGCCATCCAGACAGACTTCGTGCAGTACCAGCCGGACCTGGACACCATCCTGGAGAAAGTGACCAGGGCCCAGGTCTGCGGGGCGGTCCCCGAATCGGGGCACGGGTGCCCGGAGCCGGagccccgccccccggggcccAAAGACCCCGACTCGGCCGTGGTGGTGACGGTGGGTGACGAGCTCGAGGCCCCCGAGCCCGTCACCCGAGGGCCGAGCCCGCACCGGCCCGGTGCCGACCCCAGCCCGTCGGTGAGCGTGGCGTGCCCCGTGGAAGACGAGGAGGAGGTGGCCGCGGCCGAGAAGGAGCCCAAGAGCTACTGGAGCCGCCACTACATCGTGGATCTGCTGGCCGTGGTGGTGCCGGCCGTGCCCACGGTGGCCTGGCTGTGCCGCTCGCAGCGACGCCAGGGCCAGCCCATTTACAACATCAGCTCCCTGCTGCGGGGCTGCTGCACGGTGGCCTTGCACTCCATCCGCAGGATCAGCTGCCGCTCGCTGAGCCAGCAGGGCCCGGGCGGGCCGGGTGGCGGCTCCCAGCTGTGA
- the SDCBP2 gene encoding syntenin-2 isoform X2 — protein MSTLYPSLEDLKMDQAIQAQARAAPRMPALPVSQPSVLYPSLAELENYMGLSLSSQEVQQNLLQIPEGASMVGSGPLLGQLVAPVSGNSQGARRAEIKPGMREIHLCKDERGKTGLRLRAIDQGLFVQLVKANSPASLVGLRFGDQILQIDGCDCAGWSTDRAHRVLKRASAEKIVMVVRDRPFQRTVTMHKDSTGHVGFVIKKGKVVSVVRGSSAARNGLLTNHSVCEDKEVTEILATAGSVVTLTIIPTVIYEHMVKKLSPTLLHHTMDHSIPDA, from the exons ATGTCCACGCTGTACCCATCTCTGGAGGACCTAAAGATGGACCAAGCCATTCAG gcccaggccagAGCTGCGCCCAGGATGCCTGCCCTGCCAGTCTCCCAGCCTTCAG TTTTGTACCCAAGCCTGGCGGAATTGGAAAATTATATGGGTCTTTCCCTCTCCAGCCAAGAAGTCcagcagaacctgcttcagattccagaAGGTGCTAGT ATGGTGGGCTCTGGCCCCTTGCTGGGCCAGCTGGTGGCACCGGTGTCTGGGAACAGCCAAGGTGCGCGGCGTGCAGAGATCAAGCCTGGAATGCGTGAGATCCACCTGTGCAAGGACGAGCGTGGCAAGACGGGCCTGCGGCTCAGGGCCATCGACCAG GGGCTCTTTGTGCAGCTGGTGAAGGCCAACAGCCCTGCGTCTCTCGTGGGGCTGCGCTTTGGAGATCAGATCCTGCAGATTGACGGGTGTGACTGTGCCGGCTGGAGCACAGACAGAGCCCACCGGGTGTTGAAGAGGGCATCGGCCGAGAAGATCGTCATGGTCGTTCGGGACAG GCCGTTCCAGCGGACCGTCACCATGCACAAGGACAGCACGGGCCACGTTGGCTTCGTCATCAAGAAGGGAAAGGTCGTCTCTGTGGTCAGAGGGAGCTCCGCAGCCCGCAACGGGCTCCTCACCAACCACTCCGTGTGCGAG GACAAAGAGGTCACAGAGATTCTGGCCACGGCCGGGAGCGTTGTCACCTTGACCATCATCCCCACCGTGATCTACGAGCACATGGTCAAAAA GCTGTCCCCGACCCTGCTCCACCACACCATGGACCACTCGATCCCAGATGCCTGA